A single genomic interval of Hydractinia symbiolongicarpus strain clone_291-10 chromosome 8, HSymV2.1, whole genome shotgun sequence harbors:
- the LOC130654522 gene encoding cyclic nucleotide-gated cation channel alpha-3-like isoform X4, whose amino-acid sequence MSRNDWRNDSQKRWSMATHKIKNLLAVGDALNVSKRRSRAMSVEQKSNFLEKFSTRDRRCSGASFDTRRKDTTHLNDVFSHVSSTELRELYSELHESKTNVSNCGDFFQERRGCRLFQVLFEPYSTFIYAWSWVVIMAIHYNAWVIIFRIAFPEAQTVYPVLWFCLDYTADFIYLVDILIASRISFLENGIYVENVKRVMIKYCKSSKFFLDILSLLPLDILYIFYSVNPIFRLPRLIKFCRIFQAKKIVESMTNVPNLLRGVFWLHIMFLLMHWNSCFFFIISKYEGFGSNNWVYPRLVGEHKVLTHRYIKSMYWSTVVLTTIGESTAPQTTIECLYMIICYITGIFIFATIVGQAGNVIQNMNASRMEFEKQRDNTMQYMKGHNVPSHLQKRVRLWYDYTYSRGRFNGGDDINEVTMLPDKMKTELALHVHLETLRKVSFLQKCQPEFLHDLVLKMKLHIFTPGDFIVRKGEIAREMYVISDGIAEVVSDSGRVLKVLQPGDFFGEIGLLSLSAGQNRRTADVRSCGYIELFVLSKDDVMTSIRDYPDAQKILAKHGRKRLLLGSKFNNGPRNDTTSSSSDSEIELKITRPDSEISETYFTTNHVGEDEKVSTQISIDDIDHNTKDDLDAATPTYNFLTSPRNGFYLGTPRHSITSLKPVLRRNSSISSQHSNVIGPASSLKSLDNRLFSLQSRKKPKTHKLYSSDEEEGCMRLLPVKRNIRRSHSDMQRRRKRSAVTGSKRSVFSDSEHRASKNNQLKSLSSLSSIAVHDSTIVNKHFVERGNLDNEDQFLKSVQEIYSSMMQKLKQKMKAEVKQLERKLSELQTRNVEKQKDKEKFIEREEELVRELSKKETELYNATNEKKCQEQEFRMREENLRRKLEAMEKEMNEYRSVVSHIT is encoded by the exons atga GTCGTAATGATTGGAGAAACGACAGTCAAAAAAGATGGAGTATGGCAACACATAAAATCAAAAACCTATTAGCAGTTGGCGACGCGTTGAATGTCAGTAAGCGAAGAAGCAGAGCAATGTCAGTCGAACAGAAAAGCAATTTCTTGGAAAAATTCAGCACTAGAGACAGACGATGTTCGGGAGCAAGTTTTGACACAAGAAGAAAAGATACGACACATTTAAACGATGTTTTCTCGCATGTCAGTTCTACCGAACTCAGAGAACTTTATTCAGAATTACACGAGTCCAAGACAAACGTTTCAAATTGTGGAGATTTCTTTCAAGAAAGAAGAGGTTGTCGTTTATTTCAAGTGCTTTTCGAGCCCTACAGTACCTTCATATACGCATGGTCTTGGGTCGTTATAATGGCCATTCATTACAATGCTTGGGTAATAATATTTCGAATTGCTTTTCCAGAAGCTCAAACTGTTTATCCAGTGTTATGGTTTTGTCTCGATTACACAGCCGATTTTATTTACTTGGTAGATATCTTGATTGCGTCCAGGATATCATTTTTAGAAAACGGTATATACGTCGAAAACGTTAAAAGAGTGATGATAAAATATTGTAAATCCAGCAAGTTTTTCCTAGACATTTTAAGCTTGCTTCCGTTGgacattttgtatatattttactcAGTGAATCCGATCTTCCGATTGCCGAGGTTAATCAAGTTCTGTAGGATTTTTCAGGCGAAGAAGATAGTCGAGTCAATGACAAACGTTCCGAACTTACTTCGTGGTGTATTTTGGCTGCACATCATGTTTTTATTGATGCACTGGAATTCCTgtttcttctttattatttccaAGTACGAAGGATTTGGGTCTAACAATTGGGTTTATCCACGCTTAGTAGGAGAGCATAAAGTTCTCACCCACAGGTATATTAAAAGCATGTACTGGTCGACAGTGGTCCTCACAACCATTGGAGAGAGCACAGCTCCACAAACAACCATTGA atgttTGTACATGATCATATGCTACATCACGGGAATCTTTATATTTGCGACTATAGTTG GCCAAGCTGGCAATGTAATACAAAACATGAATGCGAGTAGAATGGAATTTGAAAAGCAGAGA GACAACACGATGCAATATATGAAAGGTCACAACGTACCAAGTCATCTTCAAAAACGAGTAAGACTATGGTATGATTACACCTATTCAAG GGGACGTTTCAACGGTGGAGACGACATCAATGAAGTAACCATGTTGCCCGATAAAATGAAAACAGAATTGGCGTTGCATGTGCATCTAGAAACACTTAGAAAG GTCTCGTTTCTTCAAAAGTGCCAACCTGAGTTCTTACATGATTTGGTGCTAAAAATGAAACTCCACATTTTTACACCTGGTGATTTCATCGTGCGCAAGGGAGAGATAGCAAGAGAGATGTATGTTATAAGTGATGGCATTGCAGAGGTTGTAAG CGACAGCGGAAGAGTGCTAAAAGTACTCCAACCCGGTGATTTTTTCGGAGAGATTGGTTTGCTTAGCTTGAGTGCCGGACAAAATCG GCGCACAGCTGACGTACGTTCATGTGGATATATTGAACTGTTCGTTTTAAGCAAAGATGACGTCATGACCTCCATCAGAGATTATCCTGACGCTCAGAAAATACTCGCAAAACATGGACGCAAACGTTTGTTACTCGGCTCAAAATTTAACAACGGTCCACGAAACGATACGACTTCGTCTTCATCTGATAGCGAGATCGAGTTAAAGATCACAAGGCCTGATTCCGAGATTTCGGAGACCTACTTTACAACAAACCATGTGGGAGAGGATGAGAAGGTGTCGACCCAGATATCGATAGACGACATTGATCACAACACAAAGGATGACTTAGATGCCGCGACGCCAACCTACAACTTCTTAACATCGCCAAGAAATGGATTTTACCTGGGCACACCACGGCACTCTATCACTTCTTTAAAACCAGTCCTGCGAAGAAACTCTTCCATATCGTCTCAGCACAGTAATGTGATAGGGCCAGCATcgtcattaaaaagtttagataacaGATTATTTTCTCTCCAAAGCAGAAAGAAACCAAAAACACACAAATTGTACTCTAGTGATGAAGAAGAAGGTTGTATGAGATTACTACCTGTGAAAAGAAACATACGAAGAAGTCACTCTGACATGCAACGAAGAAGAAAACGATCAGCTGTTACAGGTAGTAAACGCAGTGTGTTCAGTGACAGTGAACACCGTGCTTCAAAAAACAACCAACTGAAATCTTTATCATCGTTATCATCAATAGCGGTGCACGATTCCACTATTGTTAATAAACATTTTGTGGAACGCGGAAATTTAGACAATGAAGATCAATTTTTGAAGTCCGTTCAGGAGATTTATTCGAGTATGATGCAGAAATTGAAGCAAAAGATG AAGGCTGAAGTGAAGCAGCTGGAAAGAAAACTATCCGAATTACAAACAAGAAATGTAGAAAAACAAAAGGATAAAGAAAAATTCATAGAAAGGGAAGAAGAATTAGTGAGAGAGTTAAGCAAAAAGGAAACTGAACTTTATAACGCTACCAATGAGAAGAAATGTCAGGAACAAGAGTTCCGCATGAGAGAAGAAAACTTAAGAAGAAAATTAGAGGCGATGGAGAAAGAGATGAACGAATATCGTTCTGTGGTGAGTCACATCACGTGA
- the LOC130654522 gene encoding cyclic nucleotide-gated cation channel alpha-3-like isoform X2, with protein sequence MQTSEVLPLVSLTITKSDEKASNCLSNQSLRKTHLHADYSESLPSQLDRLNEKNIWVQPIRESHSDCFSSNWLGRNDWRNDSQKRWSMATHKIKNLLAVGDALNVSKRRSRAMSVEQKSNFLEKFSTRDRRCSGASFDTRRKDTTHLNDVFSHVSSTELRELYSELHESKTNVSNCGDFFQERRGCRLFQVLFEPYSTFIYAWSWVVIMAIHYNAWVIIFRIAFPEAQTVYPVLWFCLDYTADFIYLVDILIASRISFLENGIYVENVKRVMIKYCKSSKFFLDILSLLPLDILYIFYSVNPIFRLPRLIKFCRIFQAKKIVESMTNVPNLLRGVFWLHIMFLLMHWNSCFFFIISKYEGFGSNNWVYPRLVGEHKVLTHRYIKSMYWSTVVLTTIGESTAPQTTIECLYMIICYITGIFIFATIVGQAGNVIQNMNASRMEFEKQRDNTMQYMKGHNVPSHLQKRVRLWYDYTYSRGRFNGGDDINEVTMLPDKMKTELALHVHLETLRKVSFLQKCQPEFLHDLVLKMKLHIFTPGDFIVRKGEIAREMYVISDGIAEVVSDSGRVLKVLQPGDFFGEIGLLSLSAGQNRRTADVRSCGYIELFVLSKDDVMTSIRDYPDAQKILAKHGRKRLLLGSKFNNGPRNDTTSSSSDSEIELKITRPDSEISETYFTTNHVGEDEKVSTQISIDDIDHNTKDDLDAATPTYNFLTSPRNGFYLGTPRHSITSLKPVLRRNSSISSQHSNVIGPASSLKSLDNRLFSLQSRKKPKTHKLYSSDEEEGCMRLLPVKRNIRRSHSDMQRRRKRSAVTGSKRSVFSDSEHRASKNNQLKSLSSLSSIAVHDSTIVNKHFVERGNLDNEDQFLKSVQEIYSSMMQKLKQKMAEVKQLERKLSELQTRNVEKQKDKEKFIEREEELVRELSKKETELYNATNEKKCQEQEFRMREENLRRKLEAMEKEMNEYRSVVSHIT encoded by the exons ATGCAAACCTCTGAAGTATTACCTCTTGTCTCTCTCACGATTACGAAGAGCGACGAGAAAGCGTCTAATTGTCTGTCTAATCAAAGTTTGAGAAAGACGCATTTGCACGCGGACTACTCAGAGTCACTCCCTTCTCAATTAGATAGactaaatgagaaaaatatatGGGTTCAGCCAATACGAGAAAGCCACTCTGATTGTTTCTCTTCTAATTGGTTAGGTCGTAATGATTGGAGAAACGACAGTCAAAAAAGATGGAGTATGGCAACACATAAAATCAAAAACCTATTAGCAGTTGGCGACGCGTTGAATGTCAGTAAGCGAAGAAGCAGAGCAATGTCAGTCGAACAGAAAAGCAATTTCTTGGAAAAATTCAGCACTAGAGACAGACGATGTTCGGGAGCAAGTTTTGACACAAGAAGAAAAGATACGACACATTTAAACGATGTTTTCTCGCATGTCAGTTCTACCGAACTCAGAGAACTTTATTCAGAATTACACGAGTCCAAGACAAACGTTTCAAATTGTGGAGATTTCTTTCAAGAAAGAAGAGGTTGTCGTTTATTTCAAGTGCTTTTCGAGCCCTACAGTACCTTCATATACGCATGGTCTTGGGTCGTTATAATGGCCATTCATTACAATGCTTGGGTAATAATATTTCGAATTGCTTTTCCAGAAGCTCAAACTGTTTATCCAGTGTTATGGTTTTGTCTCGATTACACAGCCGATTTTATTTACTTGGTAGATATCTTGATTGCGTCCAGGATATCATTTTTAGAAAACGGTATATACGTCGAAAACGTTAAAAGAGTGATGATAAAATATTGTAAATCCAGCAAGTTTTTCCTAGACATTTTAAGCTTGCTTCCGTTGgacattttgtatatattttactcAGTGAATCCGATCTTCCGATTGCCGAGGTTAATCAAGTTCTGTAGGATTTTTCAGGCGAAGAAGATAGTCGAGTCAATGACAAACGTTCCGAACTTACTTCGTGGTGTATTTTGGCTGCACATCATGTTTTTATTGATGCACTGGAATTCCTgtttcttctttattatttccaAGTACGAAGGATTTGGGTCTAACAATTGGGTTTATCCACGCTTAGTAGGAGAGCATAAAGTTCTCACCCACAGGTATATTAAAAGCATGTACTGGTCGACAGTGGTCCTCACAACCATTGGAGAGAGCACAGCTCCACAAACAACCATTGA atgttTGTACATGATCATATGCTACATCACGGGAATCTTTATATTTGCGACTATAGTTG GCCAAGCTGGCAATGTAATACAAAACATGAATGCGAGTAGAATGGAATTTGAAAAGCAGAGA GACAACACGATGCAATATATGAAAGGTCACAACGTACCAAGTCATCTTCAAAAACGAGTAAGACTATGGTATGATTACACCTATTCAAG GGGACGTTTCAACGGTGGAGACGACATCAATGAAGTAACCATGTTGCCCGATAAAATGAAAACAGAATTGGCGTTGCATGTGCATCTAGAAACACTTAGAAAG GTCTCGTTTCTTCAAAAGTGCCAACCTGAGTTCTTACATGATTTGGTGCTAAAAATGAAACTCCACATTTTTACACCTGGTGATTTCATCGTGCGCAAGGGAGAGATAGCAAGAGAGATGTATGTTATAAGTGATGGCATTGCAGAGGTTGTAAG CGACAGCGGAAGAGTGCTAAAAGTACTCCAACCCGGTGATTTTTTCGGAGAGATTGGTTTGCTTAGCTTGAGTGCCGGACAAAATCG GCGCACAGCTGACGTACGTTCATGTGGATATATTGAACTGTTCGTTTTAAGCAAAGATGACGTCATGACCTCCATCAGAGATTATCCTGACGCTCAGAAAATACTCGCAAAACATGGACGCAAACGTTTGTTACTCGGCTCAAAATTTAACAACGGTCCACGAAACGATACGACTTCGTCTTCATCTGATAGCGAGATCGAGTTAAAGATCACAAGGCCTGATTCCGAGATTTCGGAGACCTACTTTACAACAAACCATGTGGGAGAGGATGAGAAGGTGTCGACCCAGATATCGATAGACGACATTGATCACAACACAAAGGATGACTTAGATGCCGCGACGCCAACCTACAACTTCTTAACATCGCCAAGAAATGGATTTTACCTGGGCACACCACGGCACTCTATCACTTCTTTAAAACCAGTCCTGCGAAGAAACTCTTCCATATCGTCTCAGCACAGTAATGTGATAGGGCCAGCATcgtcattaaaaagtttagataacaGATTATTTTCTCTCCAAAGCAGAAAGAAACCAAAAACACACAAATTGTACTCTAGTGATGAAGAAGAAGGTTGTATGAGATTACTACCTGTGAAAAGAAACATACGAAGAAGTCACTCTGACATGCAACGAAGAAGAAAACGATCAGCTGTTACAGGTAGTAAACGCAGTGTGTTCAGTGACAGTGAACACCGTGCTTCAAAAAACAACCAACTGAAATCTTTATCATCGTTATCATCAATAGCGGTGCACGATTCCACTATTGTTAATAAACATTTTGTGGAACGCGGAAATTTAGACAATGAAGATCAATTTTTGAAGTCCGTTCAGGAGATTTATTCGAGTATGATGCAGAAATTGAAGCAAAAGATG GCTGAAGTGAAGCAGCTGGAAAGAAAACTATCCGAATTACAAACAAGAAATGTAGAAAAACAAAAGGATAAAGAAAAATTCATAGAAAGGGAAGAAGAATTAGTGAGAGAGTTAAGCAAAAAGGAAACTGAACTTTATAACGCTACCAATGAGAAGAAATGTCAGGAACAAGAGTTCCGCATGAGAGAAGAAAACTTAAGAAGAAAATTAGAGGCGATGGAGAAAGAGATGAACGAATATCGTTCTGTGGTGAGTCACATCACGTGA
- the LOC130654522 gene encoding cyclic nucleotide-gated cation channel alpha-3-like isoform X1 — MQTSEVLPLVSLTITKSDEKASNCLSNQSLRKTHLHADYSESLPSQLDRLNEKNIWVQPIRESHSDCFSSNWLGRNDWRNDSQKRWSMATHKIKNLLAVGDALNVSKRRSRAMSVEQKSNFLEKFSTRDRRCSGASFDTRRKDTTHLNDVFSHVSSTELRELYSELHESKTNVSNCGDFFQERRGCRLFQVLFEPYSTFIYAWSWVVIMAIHYNAWVIIFRIAFPEAQTVYPVLWFCLDYTADFIYLVDILIASRISFLENGIYVENVKRVMIKYCKSSKFFLDILSLLPLDILYIFYSVNPIFRLPRLIKFCRIFQAKKIVESMTNVPNLLRGVFWLHIMFLLMHWNSCFFFIISKYEGFGSNNWVYPRLVGEHKVLTHRYIKSMYWSTVVLTTIGESTAPQTTIECLYMIICYITGIFIFATIVGQAGNVIQNMNASRMEFEKQRDNTMQYMKGHNVPSHLQKRVRLWYDYTYSRGRFNGGDDINEVTMLPDKMKTELALHVHLETLRKVSFLQKCQPEFLHDLVLKMKLHIFTPGDFIVRKGEIAREMYVISDGIAEVVSDSGRVLKVLQPGDFFGEIGLLSLSAGQNRRTADVRSCGYIELFVLSKDDVMTSIRDYPDAQKILAKHGRKRLLLGSKFNNGPRNDTTSSSSDSEIELKITRPDSEISETYFTTNHVGEDEKVSTQISIDDIDHNTKDDLDAATPTYNFLTSPRNGFYLGTPRHSITSLKPVLRRNSSISSQHSNVIGPASSLKSLDNRLFSLQSRKKPKTHKLYSSDEEEGCMRLLPVKRNIRRSHSDMQRRRKRSAVTGSKRSVFSDSEHRASKNNQLKSLSSLSSIAVHDSTIVNKHFVERGNLDNEDQFLKSVQEIYSSMMQKLKQKMKAEVKQLERKLSELQTRNVEKQKDKEKFIEREEELVRELSKKETELYNATNEKKCQEQEFRMREENLRRKLEAMEKEMNEYRSVVSHIT; from the exons ATGCAAACCTCTGAAGTATTACCTCTTGTCTCTCTCACGATTACGAAGAGCGACGAGAAAGCGTCTAATTGTCTGTCTAATCAAAGTTTGAGAAAGACGCATTTGCACGCGGACTACTCAGAGTCACTCCCTTCTCAATTAGATAGactaaatgagaaaaatatatGGGTTCAGCCAATACGAGAAAGCCACTCTGATTGTTTCTCTTCTAATTGGTTAGGTCGTAATGATTGGAGAAACGACAGTCAAAAAAGATGGAGTATGGCAACACATAAAATCAAAAACCTATTAGCAGTTGGCGACGCGTTGAATGTCAGTAAGCGAAGAAGCAGAGCAATGTCAGTCGAACAGAAAAGCAATTTCTTGGAAAAATTCAGCACTAGAGACAGACGATGTTCGGGAGCAAGTTTTGACACAAGAAGAAAAGATACGACACATTTAAACGATGTTTTCTCGCATGTCAGTTCTACCGAACTCAGAGAACTTTATTCAGAATTACACGAGTCCAAGACAAACGTTTCAAATTGTGGAGATTTCTTTCAAGAAAGAAGAGGTTGTCGTTTATTTCAAGTGCTTTTCGAGCCCTACAGTACCTTCATATACGCATGGTCTTGGGTCGTTATAATGGCCATTCATTACAATGCTTGGGTAATAATATTTCGAATTGCTTTTCCAGAAGCTCAAACTGTTTATCCAGTGTTATGGTTTTGTCTCGATTACACAGCCGATTTTATTTACTTGGTAGATATCTTGATTGCGTCCAGGATATCATTTTTAGAAAACGGTATATACGTCGAAAACGTTAAAAGAGTGATGATAAAATATTGTAAATCCAGCAAGTTTTTCCTAGACATTTTAAGCTTGCTTCCGTTGgacattttgtatatattttactcAGTGAATCCGATCTTCCGATTGCCGAGGTTAATCAAGTTCTGTAGGATTTTTCAGGCGAAGAAGATAGTCGAGTCAATGACAAACGTTCCGAACTTACTTCGTGGTGTATTTTGGCTGCACATCATGTTTTTATTGATGCACTGGAATTCCTgtttcttctttattatttccaAGTACGAAGGATTTGGGTCTAACAATTGGGTTTATCCACGCTTAGTAGGAGAGCATAAAGTTCTCACCCACAGGTATATTAAAAGCATGTACTGGTCGACAGTGGTCCTCACAACCATTGGAGAGAGCACAGCTCCACAAACAACCATTGA atgttTGTACATGATCATATGCTACATCACGGGAATCTTTATATTTGCGACTATAGTTG GCCAAGCTGGCAATGTAATACAAAACATGAATGCGAGTAGAATGGAATTTGAAAAGCAGAGA GACAACACGATGCAATATATGAAAGGTCACAACGTACCAAGTCATCTTCAAAAACGAGTAAGACTATGGTATGATTACACCTATTCAAG GGGACGTTTCAACGGTGGAGACGACATCAATGAAGTAACCATGTTGCCCGATAAAATGAAAACAGAATTGGCGTTGCATGTGCATCTAGAAACACTTAGAAAG GTCTCGTTTCTTCAAAAGTGCCAACCTGAGTTCTTACATGATTTGGTGCTAAAAATGAAACTCCACATTTTTACACCTGGTGATTTCATCGTGCGCAAGGGAGAGATAGCAAGAGAGATGTATGTTATAAGTGATGGCATTGCAGAGGTTGTAAG CGACAGCGGAAGAGTGCTAAAAGTACTCCAACCCGGTGATTTTTTCGGAGAGATTGGTTTGCTTAGCTTGAGTGCCGGACAAAATCG GCGCACAGCTGACGTACGTTCATGTGGATATATTGAACTGTTCGTTTTAAGCAAAGATGACGTCATGACCTCCATCAGAGATTATCCTGACGCTCAGAAAATACTCGCAAAACATGGACGCAAACGTTTGTTACTCGGCTCAAAATTTAACAACGGTCCACGAAACGATACGACTTCGTCTTCATCTGATAGCGAGATCGAGTTAAAGATCACAAGGCCTGATTCCGAGATTTCGGAGACCTACTTTACAACAAACCATGTGGGAGAGGATGAGAAGGTGTCGACCCAGATATCGATAGACGACATTGATCACAACACAAAGGATGACTTAGATGCCGCGACGCCAACCTACAACTTCTTAACATCGCCAAGAAATGGATTTTACCTGGGCACACCACGGCACTCTATCACTTCTTTAAAACCAGTCCTGCGAAGAAACTCTTCCATATCGTCTCAGCACAGTAATGTGATAGGGCCAGCATcgtcattaaaaagtttagataacaGATTATTTTCTCTCCAAAGCAGAAAGAAACCAAAAACACACAAATTGTACTCTAGTGATGAAGAAGAAGGTTGTATGAGATTACTACCTGTGAAAAGAAACATACGAAGAAGTCACTCTGACATGCAACGAAGAAGAAAACGATCAGCTGTTACAGGTAGTAAACGCAGTGTGTTCAGTGACAGTGAACACCGTGCTTCAAAAAACAACCAACTGAAATCTTTATCATCGTTATCATCAATAGCGGTGCACGATTCCACTATTGTTAATAAACATTTTGTGGAACGCGGAAATTTAGACAATGAAGATCAATTTTTGAAGTCCGTTCAGGAGATTTATTCGAGTATGATGCAGAAATTGAAGCAAAAGATG AAGGCTGAAGTGAAGCAGCTGGAAAGAAAACTATCCGAATTACAAACAAGAAATGTAGAAAAACAAAAGGATAAAGAAAAATTCATAGAAAGGGAAGAAGAATTAGTGAGAGAGTTAAGCAAAAAGGAAACTGAACTTTATAACGCTACCAATGAGAAGAAATGTCAGGAACAAGAGTTCCGCATGAGAGAAGAAAACTTAAGAAGAAAATTAGAGGCGATGGAGAAAGAGATGAACGAATATCGTTCTGTGGTGAGTCACATCACGTGA